One genomic segment of Sorex araneus isolate mSorAra2 chromosome X, mSorAra2.pri, whole genome shotgun sequence includes these proteins:
- the TCEAL1 gene encoding transcription elongation factor A protein-like 1, giving the protein MEKASAEDGQPRSTAQTDAGGEPPARSPPGQEPAGEPAGMPAGMPAGVNAPEPAGKPPGEPGPEPTREPAGVPGGEPTQEPTREPAGVPSREPTGEPGEEPSEEEPSEEDEDEDEDEDEDEEDDEEDDEDEDFFPEELLPELLPEMLSAEERPPLERLSRKDLFEARPPMEQPPCGVGKHKLEEGSFKERLARSRPQFSGTIHGRNLSNEEMIKVAEEMEEMKRVRNKLMIMHWKARRNRPYPI; this is encoded by the coding sequence ATGGAAAAGGCCAGCGCAGAAGACGGACAGCCCCGGAGCACGGCCCAGACGGACGCAGGCGGTGAGCCTCCCGCACGCAGCCCTCCAGGGCAGGAGCCCGCGGGGGAGCCCGCCGGGATGCCCGCCGGGATGCCCGCCGGGGTGAACGCCCCGGAGCCCGCGGGCAAGCCCCCCGGGGAGCCCGGCCCGGAGCCCACCCGGGAGCCAGCCGGGGTGCCCGGCGGGGAGCCCACCCAGGAGCCCACTCGGGAGCCAGCCGGGGTGCCCAGCCGGGAGCCCACGGGGGAGCCCGGCGAGGAGCCCTCGGAGGAGGAGCCGtccgaggaggacgaggacgaggacgaggacgaggatgAGGACGAGGAGGATGACGAGGAGGACGACGAGGACGAAGACTTCTTTCCCGAGGAACTCCTCCCGGAGCTCCTCCCGGAGATGCTGAGCGCCGAGGAGCGCCCCCCGCTGGAGCGCCTTTCCAGAAAGGACCTTTTCGAGGCGCGCCCCCCGATGGAGCAGCCCCCCTGCGGGGTGGGCAAGCACAAGCTCGAGGAAGGAAGCTTCAAGGAACGCTTGGCCCGCTCTCGCCCGCAGTTTTCGGGGACCATACATGGTCGAAATTTGAGCAACGAGGAGATGATCAAGGTGGCCGAGGAGATGGAGGAGATGAAGAGGGTGCGAAACAAACTGATGATAATGCACTGGAAGGCCAGACGCAACCGGCCATACCCTATTTAA